Proteins from a genomic interval of Lolium perenne isolate Kyuss_39 chromosome 1, Kyuss_2.0, whole genome shotgun sequence:
- the LOC127327182 gene encoding gibberellin 2-beta-dioxygenase 3, which yields MVVLAKLAALEQISLLRTPEPWETFSGVPAVDLSGPDAAGDVVRACEQFGFFSVVNHGVPAGVVDRLEAEAVRFFASSQAVKDASAPAGADPFGYGSKRIGRNGDMGWLEYLLLAIDREALSEKASRAATSTALRDAINEYVVAMRGLARTVLEMVADGLGVSPRGALADMVTGDASDQVFRLNHYPPCPLLQGLPPSCSVTGFGEHTDPQLVSILHSNGTAGLQVALHDGRWVSVPPNRDAFFVNVGDSLQVLTNGRLKSVRHRVVAGSGLKSRVSMIYFGGPPLAQRIAPLPQLLAGLPLYREFTWGEYKKAAYRSRLGDNRLAPFEEPPVAAGHHHWS from the exons ATGGTGGTGCTCGCGAAGCTGGCGGCGCTCGAGCAGATCTCGCTGCTAAGGACGCCGGAACCATGGGAGACCTTCTCGGGGGTCCCGGCGGTGGACCTGTCCGGGCCCGACGCGGCGGGGGACGTGGTGCGAGCCTGCGAGCAGTTCGGGTTCTTCAGCGTGGTGAACCACGGCGTGCCGGCTGGCGTTGTCGACCGGCTGGAGGCGGAGGCCGTCCGGTTCTTCGCGTCGTCGCAGGCGGTCAAGGACGCCTCGGCCCCCGCCGGCGCCGACCCGTTCGGGTACGGGAGCAAGCGCATCGGCCGCAATGGCGACATGGGGTGGCTCGAGTACCTCCTCCTCGCCATCGACCGTGAAGCGCTCTCTGAAAAGGCCTCCCGTGCAGCCACGTCGACCGCGCTGAGAGACGCCATTAACGAGTACGTGGTCGCGATGCGCGGGCTGGCGAGGACGGTGCTGGAGATGGTTGCCGATGGGCTGGGCGTGTCGCCGCGTGGCGCGCTGGCGGACATGGTGACCGGTGACGCGAGCGACCAGGTGTTCCGGCTGAACCACTACCCGCCCTGCCCGCTGCTGCAGGGCCTCCCGCCCAGCTGCAGCGTCACGGGGTTCGGCGAGCACACCGACCCGCAGCTCGTCTCCATCCTGCACTCCAACGGCACCGCCGGCCTCCAGGTGGCGCTCCACGACGGGCGGTGGGTGTCCGTCCCGCCAAACCGCGACGCCTTCTTCGTCAACGTCGGCGACTCCCTCCAG GTGCTGACTAATGGGAGGCTGAAGAGTGTCCGGCACCGGGTGGTGGCCGGCAGCGGGCTCAAGTCGCGCGTGTCGATGATCTACTTCGGCGGGCCACCGCTGGCGCAGAGGATTGCGCCGCTGCCGCAGCTGCTGGCGGGGCTGCCGCTCTACAGGGAATTCACGTGGGGAGAGTACAAGAAGGCGGCCTACCGCTCTCGCCTCGGCGACAACCGCCTGGCCCCCTTCGAGgagccacctgtcgccgccggcCACCACCACTGGTCCTGA